In Candidatus Krumholzibacteriia bacterium, one genomic interval encodes:
- a CDS encoding outer membrane protein assembly factor, which produces MKHRPGRALFLAGAAMLASHGAAHPAHATPAAERDSTLAPAGPTLSVTAGEHYQAGSFHRFLLGADYRHLWTTPIQIPELDLHRFAGGLRPVRRVGGQQTLGLAMKGADGRDYTFRGLDKDPTEILPAEFHGTFVDKLLQDQIASSFPGGAVAVSPLMEAAGVLHTQPFLVVMPDDSLLGEFRETFAGLPGTFEEYPRPAGNGNPGFRGATEIINGEEMWKRMDASPATRPDSRAFLIARLVDLLVGDWDRHRGQWHWAMFSGEEKWQPIPEDRDQAFVRFEGFIPAAGRQHLPQFVSFSDTYPSIEGLTWNGRDGDRRILVDLEKPAWEQAGAELKARITDDVIASAVARLPQAYRAKEGAALEKDLRSRRDALLEVTDAFYRFLARDVDVHATDQPERVTVSRKDNGDVEVTVALAAADAPYYRRTFHPNETGEVRIYLGGGADSVVASGRHGQITVRVIAGGGADFIDDSAGTGLRVSAAHGENQVLRGSGARLDTHPYTPPKREKAQWIPPRDWGRRNIFIPFIGGNSDLGVLFLATLESEGYGFRKDPYADRQKFRIGYATRAGAFGGDYRGEFRRENSQTRTGLYLRASGLDFLHFYGYGNQSPADEGEDYYKVKHTQYVLEPSLTAPLGASWAGTVRVNAQYGKTDLNEDRYIAANPPYGTEDFFQVAAGAGIAFDTRDSDAAPSRGFYLSVDGNVFPEVGAVVSTFGEVHGEAAFYQPIPLGPAPTLALRAGGKQVWGTYPWQEAAYIGGARSVRGFAQQRFAGDASVYGSAELRIPLAGIYVFVPGNIGVFGLADTGRVFLEGEDSKRWHAAGGGGLWLSFVSPENTISLYAAASDEGTRFYLHAGFSY; this is translated from the coding sequence TTGAAGCACCGCCCCGGTCGCGCTCTCTTCCTGGCCGGCGCGGCAATGCTCGCCTCTCATGGCGCCGCACATCCGGCGCACGCGACACCAGCGGCCGAGCGCGACAGCACGCTGGCGCCCGCGGGGCCGACCCTGAGCGTCACCGCGGGCGAGCACTACCAGGCGGGAAGCTTTCATCGCTTCCTGCTGGGCGCCGACTACCGCCACCTGTGGACCACTCCCATACAGATTCCGGAACTCGACCTGCACCGGTTCGCGGGCGGGCTGCGTCCGGTACGGCGGGTGGGCGGCCAGCAAACCCTCGGGCTGGCGATGAAAGGCGCGGATGGCCGCGACTATACCTTCCGCGGTCTCGACAAGGATCCCACCGAGATCCTTCCCGCCGAATTCCACGGCACCTTCGTGGACAAACTGCTGCAGGACCAGATCGCGTCCAGCTTTCCGGGTGGTGCGGTGGCGGTTTCACCGCTGATGGAGGCGGCCGGTGTGCTGCACACGCAGCCGTTCCTCGTGGTCATGCCGGACGACTCGCTGCTGGGCGAATTCCGCGAGACGTTTGCCGGACTGCCCGGCACCTTCGAGGAGTATCCGCGGCCGGCTGGCAACGGTAACCCCGGCTTTCGCGGCGCCACCGAGATCATCAACGGCGAGGAAATGTGGAAGCGCATGGATGCGAGCCCGGCCACGCGCCCGGACTCGCGCGCGTTCCTGATCGCGCGCCTGGTCGACCTGCTGGTTGGTGACTGGGATCGTCACCGTGGTCAATGGCACTGGGCGATGTTTTCCGGCGAGGAAAAGTGGCAACCCATTCCCGAGGACCGCGACCAGGCCTTCGTGCGTTTCGAGGGTTTCATTCCCGCCGCCGGACGCCAGCACCTGCCCCAGTTCGTGAGTTTCTCCGACACGTACCCGTCCATTGAAGGGCTCACCTGGAACGGCCGCGACGGCGACCGCCGCATTCTCGTCGACCTGGAGAAGCCGGCGTGGGAGCAGGCCGGCGCGGAGTTGAAGGCACGCATCACCGACGACGTCATCGCCTCCGCGGTGGCGCGCCTTCCCCAGGCGTATCGCGCGAAGGAGGGGGCGGCACTGGAGAAGGATCTGCGCAGCCGCCGCGATGCGCTACTGGAAGTGACGGACGCGTTCTATCGTTTTCTCGCGCGCGACGTGGACGTGCACGCCACTGATCAACCCGAACGCGTCACCGTGTCGCGCAAGGACAACGGCGACGTCGAGGTCACCGTAGCACTGGCAGCGGCGGACGCACCCTACTACCGGCGCACCTTCCACCCGAACGAGACCGGCGAGGTCCGCATCTATCTGGGGGGCGGCGCGGACAGCGTGGTCGCATCGGGCCGCCACGGTCAGATCACCGTGCGCGTCATCGCTGGCGGCGGCGCCGACTTCATCGACGACTCCGCCGGAACCGGCCTGCGCGTATCGGCTGCGCACGGCGAGAACCAGGTGCTGCGCGGGTCCGGAGCCCGCCTCGACACCCATCCCTACACCCCGCCCAAACGTGAGAAGGCGCAGTGGATTCCACCGCGCGACTGGGGGCGGCGCAACATCTTCATCCCGTTCATCGGAGGCAACAGCGATCTGGGGGTTCTATTCCTGGCAACGCTCGAGTCCGAAGGCTACGGCTTCCGCAAGGATCCCTACGCCGACCGTCAGAAGTTCCGCATCGGTTACGCGACGCGTGCCGGCGCCTTCGGGGGCGATTACCGCGGGGAGTTCCGCCGCGAGAACTCCCAGACGCGAACCGGGCTCTACCTGCGCGCCTCCGGTCTCGACTTCCTGCACTTCTACGGCTACGGAAACCAGTCCCCGGCGGATGAGGGCGAGGACTACTACAAGGTGAAGCACACCCAGTACGTCCTGGAACCATCCCTGACCGCTCCGCTAGGAGCAAGCTGGGCGGGAACCGTGCGCGTCAATGCGCAGTACGGTAAGACCGATCTCAACGAGGACCGCTACATCGCCGCCAATCCACCGTACGGCACGGAGGATTTCTTCCAGGTGGCGGCGGGCGCCGGCATCGCCTTCGATACGCGTGATTCCGACGCGGCGCCCTCGCGCGGCTTCTACCTGAGTGTCGACGGCAACGTGTTTCCCGAGGTGGGCGCGGTGGTGAGCACCTTTGGCGAGGTTCACGGTGAGGCCGCCTTCTACCAGCCAATTCCGTTGGGACCCGCTCCCACACTGGCGCTGCGCGCCGGCGGCAAACAGGTGTGGGGCACGTACCCGTGGCAGGAGGCCGCCTACATCGGCGGCGCGCGCTCGGTGCGCGGGTTCGCCCAGCAGCGCTTCGCCGGCGATGCGTCGGTTTATGGAAGCGCGGAATTGCGAATCCCGCTGGCGGGCATCTACGTGTTCGTGCCCGGGAACATCGGCGTGTTCGGGCTTGCCGACACCGGGCGCGTGTTTCTGGAGGGTGAGGATTCGAAGCGCTGGCACGCCGCGGGCGGCGGCGGGCTGTGGCTCTCGTTTGTCAGCCCGGAGAACACCATCAGCCTGTACGCGGCCGCAAGTGACGAAGGCACGCGCTTCTACCTGCACGCCGGCTTCTCGTACTAG